A stretch of the Comamonas testosteroni TK102 genome encodes the following:
- a CDS encoding porin — MQYKNLLSAVAATCSVGIAAAQSSVTVFGKLDSGYVNKIGSKMARGDNGMGEGAQSRIGFRGTEDLGSGLSAFFWLEHRLRSNTGESTAVRFWQGQSIVGLKGRWGSVSFGRDYVAGYVEVQMTPDPFIHTGVSSMVAFSNGNIGTVRNDGAVTYKLDVGTFGLQAQVANANSPNSTILPAPMTVKRPKGLSLTYRAGPVYLGYAYEDPGGRHDHWHFATARTEVGAVTLAGGYGRGRTDALEKRRSWIVGAHLSTSSGRLKLVYGDLENTSGHQKISRKYAVGYNHHLSKRSFLYVNVARDTEAWADKTGMDIGLQHNF; from the coding sequence GTGCAGTACAAGAATTTGCTGTCCGCCGTGGCAGCCACCTGTTCCGTCGGCATTGCCGCGGCCCAGTCCTCGGTCACCGTGTTCGGCAAGCTCGATTCCGGCTACGTCAACAAGATCGGCAGCAAGATGGCCAGAGGCGACAACGGCATGGGCGAGGGCGCCCAGAGCCGCATTGGCTTTCGCGGCACTGAGGATCTGGGCAGCGGGCTGTCGGCCTTCTTCTGGCTCGAGCACCGGCTGCGCTCCAACACCGGCGAGTCCACCGCCGTGCGGTTCTGGCAGGGGCAGTCCATCGTGGGGCTGAAGGGCCGCTGGGGCAGTGTGTCGTTCGGCCGGGACTATGTCGCCGGCTATGTCGAGGTGCAGATGACGCCTGACCCGTTCATCCATACCGGCGTGTCGTCAATGGTGGCGTTCAGCAACGGCAACATTGGCACCGTGCGCAACGACGGTGCCGTCACCTACAAGCTCGACGTTGGCACCTTCGGCCTGCAGGCGCAGGTCGCGAACGCGAATAGTCCAAATTCTACGATCCTTCCCGCGCCGATGACGGTCAAGCGGCCCAAAGGGTTGAGCCTGACCTACCGTGCCGGCCCGGTGTATTTGGGCTACGCCTACGAAGACCCGGGAGGACGGCACGACCATTGGCACTTCGCCACTGCGCGGACCGAGGTTGGGGCGGTCACGCTGGCCGGTGGATATGGCCGCGGACGCACGGATGCGCTGGAAAAGCGCCGCAGCTGGATCGTCGGCGCCCACCTGTCAACGTCCTCAGGTCGGCTGAAGCTGGTGTACGGAGATCTGGAGAACACCAGCGGGCACCAGAAGATCAGCCGCAAGTACGCTGTGGGCTACAACCACCACCTGTCCAAGCGTAGCTTCCTGTACGTCAACGTCGCCCGCGACACCGAGGCTTGGGCGGATAAGACCGGCATGGACATCGGCCTGCAACACAATTTTTAA
- a CDS encoding aromatic ring-hydroxylating dioxygenase subunit alpha, which produces MLSPTPLTLSDGTKVIDLVNVNTREVQMRALSDPELYELEMERIFGKVWVFLGHESEIPNSGDFITRDMGSDSVLVTRDKSGEVHVLLNLCTHRGMRVSTLDAGNTQIHTCIYHGWAFRPNGAFLGAPVEKETMHGKMMSKEQLGLKKARVTLYGGLIFATWNIDGPSFEEFLGDAKWYYDILFKRTDKGMEVLGPPQRFTVRANWKAAGEQSAADGYHTLTLHRWLGEVGNYSKKGEGEGSGGDLSPEMYGVEVSSPHGHALRCIDLGRKIRRMTGLDPDVLSVDEKLNALPPAGMTKEMVEQLKRNLTPEQLQVQTSMPPQVGGIFPNVLFGFVYIPQADGSVVGSMTMHAYVPKGPDKLEFVNWIFTEKDAPQELRDKMLRQTIQLFGTSGMVEQDDSDTWPHMTLASKGAQGKKMTLKYQAVYETGAPKGWPGPGIVNEGFTKDDTQWHWWLYWRQLMGDAV; this is translated from the coding sequence ATGCTAAGCCCTACCCCACTCACACTTTCCGATGGAACCAAAGTCATTGACCTAGTCAATGTGAACACACGGGAGGTGCAGATGCGCGCGCTCTCGGATCCAGAACTCTACGAGCTGGAGATGGAGCGGATCTTCGGCAAGGTCTGGGTCTTCCTTGGCCATGAGTCCGAAATTCCCAATTCGGGTGATTTCATCACTCGTGACATGGGATCCGACTCGGTGCTGGTTACCCGAGACAAGTCGGGCGAAGTCCATGTTCTGCTCAACCTGTGCACACACCGGGGCATGCGGGTTTCGACATTGGATGCTGGCAACACGCAGATCCACACCTGCATCTACCATGGCTGGGCTTTCCGTCCTAACGGTGCCTTTCTCGGCGCGCCGGTCGAAAAGGAGACGATGCACGGCAAGATGATGAGTAAGGAGCAACTGGGGCTGAAAAAGGCCCGGGTCACCTTGTATGGAGGGCTGATCTTTGCAACCTGGAACATAGATGGCCCATCGTTCGAGGAATTCCTTGGCGATGCCAAGTGGTACTACGACATCCTTTTCAAGCGCACCGACAAAGGTATGGAAGTGCTCGGGCCGCCGCAGCGCTTCACCGTGCGTGCTAACTGGAAGGCCGCAGGGGAGCAGTCTGCCGCCGACGGCTACCATACGCTGACCCTGCACCGCTGGCTTGGCGAAGTCGGCAACTATTCAAAGAAGGGCGAAGGGGAAGGCAGCGGTGGCGACCTGAGTCCAGAGATGTACGGGGTAGAAGTCAGTTCACCACATGGGCACGCGTTGCGATGCATCGACCTGGGCCGAAAAATTCGTCGCATGACAGGGCTTGATCCCGACGTGCTGAGCGTGGACGAAAAGCTCAATGCACTCCCGCCAGCGGGCATGACGAAAGAGATGGTCGAACAACTCAAGCGCAATCTCACTCCGGAACAACTGCAGGTGCAAACCAGTATGCCACCCCAGGTCGGCGGCATTTTCCCGAACGTGTTGTTCGGCTTTGTTTACATCCCGCAGGCCGATGGCTCCGTGGTGGGCTCGATGACTATGCATGCCTACGTGCCTAAGGGGCCCGATAAGTTGGAGTTCGTGAACTGGATTTTCACGGAAAAGGACGCCCCGCAGGAACTGCGCGACAAAATGCTCAGGCAAACGATCCAGTTGTTTGGCACGTCGGGCATGGTGGAGCAGGATGATTCCGACACCTGGCCGCATATGACCCTGGCCTCCAAAGGCGCACAGGGCAAGAAGATGACCCTGAAGTACCAGGCTGTCTATGAAACCGGGGCGCCCAAAGGCTGGCCTGGCCCCGGCATCGTCAATGAAGGCTTCACCAAGGACGACACGCAGTGGCACTGGTGGTTGTACTGGCGCCAACTCATGGGCGACGCTGTCTGA
- a CDS encoding Bug family tripartite tricarboxylate transporter substrate binding protein: MKSMRMFATCLWAAAVACLAAPAAAGYPEKLITFVTPFTAGAAPDVLVRALAAEIAAATGARAIVENRPGASSMLAAQSVAKAVPDGYTVLVTGNVAFTGNPHVFKKLPYDPVADFTPVNTVAKGPMFLYVNQRKMPVDSIGGFIDLVRQNPGKFSFAYTSITSRLPAEVLRKSAGLDIVGVPYRSGNAAIPDLVSGEVDMLFTDLSGMPFVKSGKLRPIGVTDTTRSPFAPELATFEEAGVQRMNIGFWLGVFLPAKAPPAVVDRLNALLMRAAASPASKAANDQLGTVPSVLPAGQFGRFVAQESRLWGQIVHDAGIPAE; encoded by the coding sequence ATGAAGTCAATGCGTATGTTTGCAACTTGCCTCTGGGCCGCCGCCGTGGCCTGTCTGGCCGCACCCGCTGCTGCCGGATATCCCGAGAAGCTGATCACATTCGTCACGCCGTTCACGGCTGGCGCCGCGCCCGATGTGTTGGTGCGCGCGCTCGCTGCCGAGATTGCGGCAGCGACGGGCGCCAGGGCCATTGTCGAGAACAGGCCGGGTGCGAGTTCGATGCTGGCGGCCCAGTCCGTGGCTAAGGCCGTGCCGGACGGCTATACCGTACTGGTGACTGGTAACGTCGCCTTCACCGGTAATCCGCACGTGTTCAAGAAGCTGCCCTATGACCCGGTGGCCGATTTCACTCCCGTAAACACCGTGGCAAAGGGGCCGATGTTCCTTTACGTTAACCAGCGCAAGATGCCAGTGGACAGCATCGGCGGCTTCATCGACCTCGTGCGCCAGAACCCGGGCAAATTCTCGTTCGCCTATACCAGCATAACGAGCCGGCTGCCGGCCGAGGTACTGCGCAAGTCAGCCGGACTGGACATCGTCGGCGTGCCCTACCGCAGCGGCAATGCCGCGATACCGGACCTTGTCAGTGGCGAGGTCGACATGCTATTTACCGACCTGTCGGGCATGCCGTTTGTGAAATCCGGCAAGCTTCGTCCGATCGGCGTGACCGATACCACGCGCAGCCCGTTCGCGCCCGAACTGGCCACGTTCGAGGAGGCCGGCGTGCAGCGCATGAACATCGGCTTCTGGCTCGGCGTGTTCTTGCCCGCCAAGGCGCCGCCCGCGGTGGTGGACCGCCTGAACGCGCTTCTGATGCGCGCCGCAGCCAGCCCAGCCTCCAAGGCTGCCAACGATCAGCTCGGGACCGTGCCTTCCGTGCTGCCGGCTGGCCAGTTCGGCCGCTTTGTCGCACAGGAAAGCCGACTCTGGGGGCAGATTGTCCATGACGCCGGCATCCCGGCGGAATAG